From a single Candidatus Delongbacteria bacterium genomic region:
- a CDS encoding DUF971 domain-containing protein, giving the protein MKDPIRDILYPTPTHLAIVWSDGLESVYSWAELRRACHCASCVDEITGRQLLDPLKVSEELGCRSLVRVGNYALQFTFGDGHGTGIFPYARLRELSGQAPLGA; this is encoded by the coding sequence TTGAAGGACCCGATCCGCGACATCCTCTATCCCACGCCCACCCATCTGGCCATCGTCTGGAGCGACGGCCTGGAAAGCGTGTACTCCTGGGCTGAACTCAGGCGAGCCTGTCACTGTGCCAGCTGCGTGGACGAGATCACCGGTCGCCAGTTGCTGGATCCGCTGAAGGTGTCCGAGGAGCTGGGCTGCCGCAGCCTGGTCCGGGTGGGCAATTATGCCCTGCAGTTCACCTTTGGCGATGGCCACGGCACGGGGATCTTTCCCTACGCCAGGCTGCGTGAGCTGTCGGGCCAGGCGCCTCTGGGGGCCTGA
- the mgtE gene encoding magnesium transporter, whose amino-acid sequence MSDLRDTSGSALTGIQLDELDELALRELVENNHAADLAQLMNRVDREAALALFLSMDGELRGEVFTELDEGLQEALIDQLPNRDLGEIIGEMESDDAADVMQTLRDQDEERADTVLQSLDQELREDVESLLVHGEDTAGGVMAREFVSVTDDTLVDAAIGKIRELASSRDINDVYSVFVVDQDGRLLGNVSLQNLLLARRDRRMGELMDTEILRVPVDMDQEHVASLAIKYDLVSIPVVDQNGVLVGRVTMDDVYDIVEEEAAEDIARISGTDEEVLERSSLVIVRERLPWLLLGLCGGMCAAGVMSAFGATLSRSMQSVYFVPIVMGMGGNAGIQSSTVVVRGLATGELQTGDLWHRLWKEMKVSLMAGLVCALILAVVVITVFGNVRDAEVVGLSLMSVILQASVVGGTMPIVLKRFNIDPAIATGPFITTSNDILGVTLYLGLVNLFL is encoded by the coding sequence ATGAGCGACCTGCGTGATACGAGCGGCTCCGCCCTGACCGGGATCCAGCTTGACGAGCTGGACGAGCTCGCCCTGCGCGAACTGGTGGAAAACAATCACGCCGCCGACCTGGCCCAGTTGATGAACCGGGTGGACCGCGAGGCTGCGCTGGCGCTGTTCCTCTCCATGGACGGCGAGCTGCGCGGCGAAGTCTTCACCGAACTGGACGAAGGACTCCAGGAAGCGCTGATTGACCAGCTTCCCAACCGGGACCTGGGCGAAATCATTGGCGAGATGGAGTCCGACGACGCCGCCGACGTGATGCAGACCCTGCGCGATCAGGACGAGGAGCGCGCCGATACGGTGCTCCAGAGTCTGGACCAGGAACTGCGCGAGGACGTGGAATCGCTGCTGGTGCACGGCGAGGACACGGCGGGTGGCGTGATGGCCCGCGAGTTCGTCTCGGTCACCGATGATACCCTGGTGGACGCGGCCATCGGCAAGATCCGCGAACTGGCCAGCAGCCGCGACATCAACGACGTCTACTCGGTGTTCGTGGTGGACCAGGACGGGCGCCTGCTGGGCAATGTCAGTCTGCAGAACCTGCTGCTGGCGCGCCGCGACCGGCGGATGGGCGAACTGATGGACACCGAGATCCTGCGGGTTCCCGTGGACATGGACCAGGAGCACGTGGCCAGCCTGGCCATCAAGTACGACCTGGTCTCGATTCCCGTTGTCGACCAGAACGGCGTGCTGGTGGGCCGTGTCACCATGGACGATGTGTACGACATCGTCGAGGAGGAGGCGGCCGAGGACATCGCGCGTATCTCGGGTACCGACGAGGAAGTGCTCGAACGCAGCAGCCTGGTGATCGTGCGCGAGCGTCTGCCCTGGCTGCTGCTGGGGCTCTGTGGCGGGATGTGCGCGGCGGGCGTGATGAGCGCGTTCGGAGCCACTCTCAGCCGCAGCATGCAGTCGGTGTATTTCGTGCCCATCGTGATGGGCATGGGCGGCAACGCGGGCATCCAGTCCAGCACGGTGGTGGTGCGCGGTCTGGCCACCGGCGAGCTGCAGACCGGCGATCTCTGGCACCGGCTCTGGAAGGAAATGAAGGTCAGCCTGATGGCCGGCCTGGTCTGTGCGCTGATACTTGCCGTGGTGGTGATCACTGTCTTCGGCAATGTGCGCGACGCCGAGGTGGTGGGCCTGAGCCTGATGAGCGTGATTCTGCAGGCCTCGGTGGTGGGCGGTACCATGCCCATCGTGCTCAAACGCTTCAACATCGACCCGGCCATCGCCACCGGCCCCTTCATCACCACCAGCAACGACATCCTTGGTGTCACGCTGTACCTGGGGCTGGTCAACCTGTTTCTGTGA
- the recO gene encoding DNA repair protein RecO: MSMRRCRALVLRGIPFGDTSLVERFFTREEGALTLLVKGARRSGSPLLSVLQTGQLVEVLYYHRVGRDLQLFKEASVLEDFRGVRDDYSRLVSYSAICEALDHSQLPGHADEGLFDASVRCLADVAGNCPHPVNALYWFLLYLLGRSGYYIDLSRCAGCGREVEGFARLPGTSLERLGGGLRCPECTGPGPERPLSPRLVRVLHFLASSRREDVTTREITRETRAALGSLLDELLQQHLEHWRGLGSLEACAGL; the protein is encoded by the coding sequence ATGTCGATGAGGCGCTGCCGGGCGCTGGTGCTGCGGGGCATTCCCTTTGGTGACACAAGTCTCGTCGAACGCTTCTTCACCCGCGAGGAAGGTGCCCTGACCCTGTTGGTCAAGGGAGCGCGCCGCTCCGGATCGCCCCTGCTGTCCGTGCTGCAGACGGGGCAGCTGGTGGAGGTCCTGTATTACCACCGCGTCGGCCGCGATCTGCAGTTGTTCAAGGAAGCCTCGGTGCTCGAGGATTTTCGCGGAGTGCGCGACGATTACTCCCGACTGGTGAGTTACAGCGCGATCTGCGAAGCACTGGACCACAGTCAGTTGCCCGGGCATGCCGACGAAGGGCTGTTCGATGCGTCCGTGCGCTGTCTGGCCGACGTGGCGGGAAATTGCCCGCACCCGGTGAACGCCCTATATTGGTTCCTGCTCTATCTGCTGGGGCGGTCCGGGTACTACATCGACCTGTCCCGCTGCGCCGGCTGCGGGCGCGAGGTGGAAGGCTTCGCCCGGCTGCCGGGTACCAGTCTGGAGCGCCTGGGTGGCGGTCTGCGCTGCCCGGAATGCACGGGGCCTGGCCCCGAACGTCCCCTGAGCCCGCGCCTGGTGCGGGTTCTGCATTTTCTGGCAAGCAGCAGACGCGAGGATGTGACCACGCGCGAGATCACGCGGGAGACCCGGGCGGCGCTGGGCAGTCTGCTGGACGAGTTGCTGCAGCAGCATCTGGAACACTGGCGCGGTCTGGGCAGTCTGGAAGCCTGCGCCGGACTCTAG
- a CDS encoding redox-sensing transcriptional repressor Rex, translating into MPTRSTVPQRIPPFTVLRFARYLNFLCNLPEDRTEISSAEMARIIGIKATQLRQDFFTLGGFGRQGRKYDTRVLQERLRDVLYLQEGQHMVLVGAGNLGQALANYQDFERFNLYLRGIFDTNPKLIGLRLRGIEVMAMEKMSTFIAEQSIELGIICVPHQVAQQVCDILVEAGIKGIWNFSPENVIVPDGVVVQNENLSVGIMNLSHQLNSLARDRSESR; encoded by the coding sequence TTGCCGACACGCAGTACAGTGCCCCAGCGCATCCCGCCATTCACCGTGCTGCGCTTCGCCCGTTACCTGAATTTTCTCTGCAATCTCCCCGAGGACCGCACGGAAATCAGCTCGGCCGAGATGGCACGCATCATCGGAATCAAGGCGACCCAGCTGCGACAGGACTTCTTCACCCTCGGGGGCTTCGGTCGCCAGGGGCGCAAGTACGATACGCGTGTCCTGCAGGAGCGCCTGCGTGATGTGCTGTATCTGCAGGAAGGCCAACACATGGTGCTGGTGGGGGCGGGCAATCTGGGGCAGGCCCTGGCCAACTACCAGGATTTCGAACGTTTCAATCTGTACCTGCGCGGAATCTTCGACACCAATCCCAAGCTGATCGGACTGCGTCTGCGCGGCATCGAGGTGATGGCCATGGAGAAGATGAGCACGTTCATCGCCGAGCAGTCCATCGAGCTGGGCATCATCTGCGTGCCGCATCAGGTGGCGCAGCAGGTGTGCGACATTCTGGTGGAGGCGGGCATCAAGGGCATCTGGAACTTCAGCCCCGAGAATGTGATCGTGCCCGACGGCGTGGTCGTGCAGAACGAGAATCTCTCGGTGGGCATCATGAATCTCAGTCACCAGCTCAACAGTCTGGCGCGGGACCGTTCAGAAAGCAGATGA
- a CDS encoding T9SS type A sorting domain-containing protein encodes MPHARSFHPIRWRQPLILLLFLWISVSPAMAQDSHQILVQRSDGTPVASVAGMEVRGYAGSSWRETGTFEGQGLFSFLDPAVTTARIILNGISSDSVPLGQSAQLVDFAVQVLKSPQAGGGGRNVNEVRLYQGSTWRANLAQSGAAGEYHIDVVDGVDLRAHVIKDGLGQFTDAVRPGDSEAIDIQFQLVDFAVQVLRSPQAGGGGRNVNEVRLYQGSTWRANLAQSGAAGEYHIDVVDGIDLRAHVIKDGLGQFTESVRPVDSDAIDTQFQLVDFAVQVLKSPQAGGGGRNVNEVRLYQGSTWRANLAQIGAAGEYHIDVVDGVDLRAHVIKDGLGQFTDAVRPVDSDAIDTQFQLVDFAVQVLKSPQAGGGGRNVNEVRLYQGSTWRANLAQIGAAGEYHIDVVDGVDLRAHVIKDGLGQFTDAVRPVDSDAIDTQFQLVDFAVQVLKSTQAGGGGRNVNEVRLYQGSTWRANLTQSGAAGEYHIDVVDGVDLRAHVIKDGLGQFTESIRPVDSEAIDIQFQLVDFAVQVLKSPQAGGDGRNVNEVRLYQGSTWRANLAQSGAAGEYHIDVVDGVDLRAYCILEGLGAFGSTVRPADSAEQDDTMQLVDFFIALDSQDCQAVPLSEVRLYQGNTWRGNFSFASPVRELHHDVVPGVEVRAWLSRSGIGTFTAACTPGTRADQPDLILAAPTVRFDPLDGASQARLYEGNTHRMTLNRAPEGDFSVVLVEGMSGLRFWISSAFSPEFAVSTQSGILADDGTSLVQSTVDTCWEPNDDVAATVLTDLVASPGATGLIELSWTLLDGHSFVLFHLQRDGTWLNTSIPVAAGIREYRFVDPEPAVGLVSWRIWGEELDGTQQLLAELTSQALPESFELLGAWPNPFNPDTRLRLSLDRERDIQLSVYNLQGALVSELYRGILPAGMHEVTFSGTGLSSGVYLVRLQSGDAQRSMKVMLVK; translated from the coding sequence ATGCCGCATGCAAGGTCCTTCCATCCGATCCGCTGGAGGCAGCCCCTGATTCTGCTGCTTTTCCTGTGGATCTCCGTCTCCCCCGCAATGGCCCAGGACTCCCACCAGATTCTGGTGCAGCGCTCGGATGGCACACCGGTTGCCAGCGTCGCGGGCATGGAAGTCCGTGGTTATGCCGGCAGCAGCTGGCGCGAGACCGGCACCTTCGAGGGGCAGGGTCTGTTCAGTTTCCTGGATCCCGCGGTGACGACGGCTCGGATCATCCTCAATGGCATCAGCTCGGACAGCGTTCCGCTGGGTCAATCGGCCCAGCTGGTGGACTTCGCGGTGCAGGTGCTCAAGAGCCCGCAGGCGGGTGGCGGCGGGCGCAACGTCAACGAGGTGCGGCTCTATCAGGGCAGCACCTGGCGCGCGAATCTGGCCCAGAGCGGCGCCGCGGGTGAGTATCACATCGATGTGGTGGACGGGGTGGACCTGCGCGCCCATGTGATCAAGGATGGACTGGGACAGTTCACCGATGCGGTACGGCCCGGGGACTCGGAGGCCATCGACATCCAGTTCCAGCTGGTGGACTTCGCGGTGCAGGTGCTCAGAAGCCCGCAGGCGGGTGGCGGCGGGCGCAACGTCAACGAGGTGCGGCTCTATCAGGGCAGCACCTGGCGCGCGAATCTGGCCCAGAGCGGCGCTGCGGGTGAGTATCACATCGATGTGGTGGACGGGATTGACCTGCGCGCCCATGTGATCAAGGATGGACTGGGACAGTTCACCGAGTCGGTACGGCCCGTGGATTCGGACGCCATCGACACCCAGTTCCAGCTGGTGGACTTCGCGGTGCAGGTGCTCAAGAGTCCGCAGGCGGGTGGCGGCGGGCGCAACGTCAACGAAGTGCGGCTCTACCAGGGCAGCACGTGGCGCGCCAATCTGGCCCAGATCGGCGCTGCGGGTGAGTATCACATCGATGTGGTGGACGGGGTGGACCTGCGCGCCCATGTGATCAAGGATGGACTGGGGCAGTTCACCGATGCCGTGCGGCCCGTGGATTCGGACGCCATCGACACCCAGTTCCAGCTGGTGGACTTCGCGGTGCAGGTGCTCAAGAGTCCGCAGGCGGGTGGCGGCGGGCGCAACGTCAACGAGGTGCGGCTCTATCAGGGCAGCACGTGGCGCGCCAATCTGGCCCAGATCGGCGCTGCGGGTGAGTATCACATCGATGTGGTGGACGGGGTGGACCTGCGCGCCCATGTGATCAAGGATGGACTGGGGCAGTTCACCGATGCCGTGCGGCCCGTGGATTCGGACGCCATCGACACCCAGTTCCAGCTGGTGGACTTCGCGGTGCAGGTGCTCAAGAGTACGCAGGCGGGTGGCGGCGGGCGCAACGTCAACGAGGTGCGGCTCTATCAGGGCAGCACCTGGCGCGCGAATCTGACCCAGAGCGGCGCTGCGGGTGAGTATCACATCGATGTGGTGGACGGGGTGGACCTGCGCGCCCATGTGATCAAGGATGGACTGGGGCAGTTCACCGAGTCGATTCGGCCGGTGGACTCGGAGGCCATCGACATCCAGTTCCAGCTGGTGGACTTCGCGGTGCAGGTGCTCAAGAGTCCGCAGGCGGGAGGCGACGGGCGCAACGTCAACGAGGTGCGGCTCTATCAGGGCAGCACCTGGCGCGCCAATCTGGCCCAGAGCGGCGCTGCGGGTGAGTATCACATCGATGTGGTGGACGGGGTGGACCTGCGGGCGTACTGCATTCTCGAAGGCCTGGGGGCCTTTGGCTCGACCGTGCGTCCGGCTGACTCCGCGGAGCAGGATGACACGATGCAGCTGGTGGACTTCTTCATCGCGCTGGACAGTCAGGATTGCCAGGCCGTACCGCTCTCCGAGGTGCGCCTCTATCAGGGAAACACCTGGCGTGGAAACTTCTCCTTCGCCTCGCCGGTGCGGGAACTGCACCATGATGTGGTGCCCGGCGTCGAAGTGCGGGCCTGGCTCAGCCGTTCTGGCATTGGAACCTTCACCGCCGCGTGTACTCCAGGTACGCGGGCGGACCAGCCGGACCTGATCCTGGCCGCCCCCACGGTGCGTTTCGATCCGCTGGATGGGGCATCACAGGCTCGGCTGTATGAAGGAAACACTCATCGGATGACCCTGAACCGCGCACCGGAAGGAGACTTCAGTGTGGTGCTCGTGGAAGGCATGTCCGGACTGCGATTCTGGATTTCCTCGGCCTTCAGTCCCGAATTCGCCGTGTCCACCCAGTCCGGCATTCTGGCCGATGACGGCACCAGCCTGGTCCAGTCCACCGTGGACACCTGCTGGGAACCAAACGACGATGTGGCGGCCACCGTGCTCACCGACCTGGTGGCCTCGCCCGGCGCCACAGGGCTGATCGAGTTGAGCTGGACCCTGCTGGATGGGCACTCCTTCGTGTTGTTCCACCTGCAGCGCGACGGAACTTGGCTGAACACGAGCATTCCGGTGGCAGCGGGCATCCGCGAGTACCGCTTCGTCGATCCGGAGCCCGCGGTGGGCCTTGTGTCCTGGCGTATCTGGGGCGAAGAACTGGACGGCACTCAACAGCTGCTGGCCGAATTGACCAGTCAGGCGCTGCCCGAGAGCTTCGAGCTGCTGGGGGCCTGGCCCAATCCCTTCAACCCGGACACTCGGCTGCGGCTGAGTCTGGATCGTGAGCGCGACATCCAGCTTTCGGTGTACAACCTGCAGGGGGCCTTGGTGAGCGAGCTGTATCGTGGCATTCTGCCCGCGGGCATGCACGAGGTCACCTTCAGCGGCACCGGTCTTTCCAGCGGCGTCTACCTGGTGCGACTGCAGTCGGGCGACGCTCAGCGCAGCATGAAGGTGATGCTGGTGAAGTAG
- a CDS encoding glycine--tRNA ligase — translation MANDTMAKLVSLCKRRGFIFQSSEIYGGLASCWDYGPLGVELKNNISHEWWTEMTRRHSNIAGIDASILMRPEVWQASGHVDGFVDPLVDCKKCRSRFRADQLPADNDGTCPSCGGELTEPRNFNLMFKTHMGPLEDTANQVYIRPETAQGIYVNYLNVQSSARLQVPFGIAQIGKAFRNEIKPGNFIFRTCEFEQMEMQYFVKPGTDTEEMESWKNERLEYYKRLGIKPENLRLHQHGPGELAHYAKDAWDVEYQFPFGWNEIEGIHNRTDFDLRRHAEHSGKKMDYIDSGRGERYLPYIIETSSGLNRTLLTFLCDAYQEDVVEDEERIVLRFHPRLAPIKAAVLPLMKKDGIGEMAEQLHRELSGNWNVFFDQSGAIGRRYRRMDEVGTPWCITVDYDSKEDHCATVRHRDSLQQERIPMANLKAWLAGQLAQ, via the coding sequence ATGGCCAACGACACCATGGCCAAGCTGGTGAGCCTGTGCAAACGCAGGGGCTTCATCTTCCAGTCCAGCGAAATCTATGGCGGACTGGCCTCATGCTGGGACTACGGCCCCCTGGGCGTGGAACTGAAGAACAACATCTCGCACGAGTGGTGGACGGAGATGACCCGCCGTCACTCCAACATCGCGGGCATCGACGCGTCGATCCTGATGCGTCCCGAAGTCTGGCAGGCCTCCGGCCACGTCGATGGTTTCGTGGATCCCCTGGTCGACTGCAAGAAGTGCCGCAGCCGTTTCCGCGCCGACCAGCTGCCCGCCGACAACGACGGCACCTGCCCCAGTTGTGGCGGTGAACTCACCGAGCCGCGCAATTTCAACCTGATGTTCAAGACCCACATGGGACCGCTGGAAGACACGGCCAACCAGGTCTACATCCGCCCCGAGACGGCCCAGGGCATTTATGTGAACTATCTCAACGTGCAGAGTTCGGCCCGTCTCCAGGTGCCCTTCGGCATTGCCCAGATCGGCAAGGCTTTCCGCAACGAGATCAAGCCGGGCAACTTCATCTTCCGTACCTGCGAATTCGAGCAGATGGAAATGCAGTATTTCGTGAAACCGGGGACGGACACGGAGGAGATGGAGAGCTGGAAGAACGAGCGTCTGGAGTATTACAAGCGCCTGGGCATCAAGCCCGAGAACCTTCGCCTGCACCAGCATGGCCCCGGCGAACTGGCGCACTACGCCAAGGACGCCTGGGATGTGGAATACCAGTTCCCCTTCGGCTGGAACGAGATCGAGGGCATCCACAACCGCACCGATTTCGACCTGCGCCGTCATGCCGAGCACAGCGGCAAGAAGATGGACTACATCGACTCGGGGCGCGGCGAGCGCTATCTGCCCTATATCATTGAAACCTCTTCGGGGCTGAACCGCACCCTGTTGACATTCCTCTGCGACGCCTATCAGGAGGATGTGGTGGAGGACGAGGAACGCATCGTGCTGCGCTTCCACCCGCGACTGGCCCCGATCAAGGCCGCCGTGCTGCCCCTGATGAAGAAGGACGGCATTGGCGAGATGGCCGAACAGCTGCATCGTGAGCTCAGCGGCAACTGGAATGTCTTCTTCGACCAGAGCGGGGCCATTGGTCGCCGGTATCGCCGAATGGACGAGGTGGGCACACCCTGGTGCATCACGGTGGACTACGACAGCAAGGAAGACCACTGTGCCACCGTGCGCCACCGCGACAGCCTGCAGCAGGAGCGCATTCCCATGGCCAATCTCAAGGCCTGGCTGGCTGGCCAGCTGGCCCAGTGA